The segment GCCCTGAGCTCCACCCCCCGTTCCCGCATGGCCTTTTCCAGCCGGGGCAGGAAGGCTTCGGCCACCCTTCGGTGGACCAAAACGGCCTCGAGGGCGTTGCACACCGCAGGCCGCTGGGTCTTGCCGTTCAGGGCTAGGCGGAGGGCCATGTCCAGGTCGGCCTTTTCGTCCACGTAAAGGTGGTTCACCCCCTTGGCGTGGGCCAAAACCGGCACCCGGGCCTCCCGTTGCACCAGGCGGATGAGCTCCTCCCCGCCCCGGGGGATGAGGAGGTCCAATAACTCCAGGCGGCACAGGGCCAGGATGGCTTCTCGCTCGGTGGTGGGCACCAGGCTCACCGCCTCCACAGGAAGCCCGGCCTCCTTTAAGGCCCGATGCCACAGGGAAACCAGGGCCTGGTTGGAGCGGAAGGCCTCCTTGCCGCCCCTAAGGAGCATGGCGTTCCCCGCCTTCAGGGCCACGGAAACCGCCTCCACCGTGGCCCCGGGCCGGGCCTCGTAGATGAAGCCGATGAGGCCCAAGGGGACCCGCATCCTTCCCACCCGGAGGCCGTTTGGCCGCTTGCTAAGCCCCTCGATCCGCCCCAAGGGATCCGGGAGGGCGGCGATCTGCCGAAGCCCCTCGGTGAGGCTCCTAAGGTCCTTGTCCTTGAGGGCCAGGCGGTCCAGCTTGGCCCGGGATAGCCCCGCCTCCTCCGCCTCCTCGAGGTCCGCTTGGTTGGCCTTTAGCACCTCCGACCAGGCTTCCTCTAAGAGACGGGCCATGGCCAGAAGAGCCCCGTCCCGGTCCCCCTTGGCGATCTCGGGAAGCCTGGCCCTGGCCCCTTCCGCCAGGGTTCTCAGGGTATTCTCTAACCCCCCCATGCCTCCTCCTTCAAGGCCAGGTGGTCCCGGTGGACCACCTCCTCTGTGTAGCGATAACCCAGTAAAGCCTCAATCTCGGCGCTTTTGTGCCCCTTGATGCGCTCAATCTCCTCGGCAGCGTAGTTGGCCAAGCCCACCCCCACCTCTTCCCCCGCCTCGGTGAGGAGGCGCACCGCCTCCCCCCGGCCGAACCGCCCCCGCACCGCCTTGATGCCGGCAGGCAGGAGGCTTGCCCCCCTCTCCCTTAAAGCCCTCACCGCCCCGGCGTCCAGCACCAGCTCCCCCTTGGGCTTCAGAAGACCATAGAGCCAGGCCCTCTGTCCCCGGTACCGCCTTCTGGCGTGGAAGTACGTGCCCAAGGAAGCCCCTGCCAGAGCCTCGAGGATCACCCCGGGCCTTCTTCCCGGGAGAAGGAGGGTGGGGATCCCCACCCTTCCGGCAATGCGGGCGGCAAGGAGCTTGGAGCGCATCCCCCCGCTTCCCAAGGGATTCCCCTCCCCGGCATGGGCCAGCACGGCCTCCACCCGCTCCACCTCCGGGATGGGGCGGGCGCTGGGGTTCTTCTTGGGGTCATCCTCGTAGAGGGCGTCTACGTCGGAAAGGAGGAGCAAAAGCCCCGCCTCCACCAGGGCCGCCACCCGGGCGGAAAGCTGGTCGTTGTCCCCGAAGCGGATCTCCTGGAAGGCCACCGTGTCGTTCTCGTTGATGACGGGAACCGCCCCAAGATGCAAAAGGGCCTGCAGGGTGGCCTTGGCGTTCAGGTAGCGCCCGCGGCTCGCCAGATCCTCGGCGGTGAGGAGGACCTGGGCCACTGGGGTGGGGGTGAAGGCTTCCCGCCAGTGGGCCATGAGGAGGGGCTGGCCGATGGCGGCCAAGGCCTGCTTGGTGGGCATGTCCTGGGGGCGGGGCAGGCCCAAGGCCGCCATCCCCGCCGCCACCGCCCCCGAGGAGACCAGGACCACCTCCCGCCCCTCCTGGCGCAGGGCCAGGACCTGGCGGGCAATCTCCCGCATCACCCCTTGCTCCAACCCTTGGGGCCCCGCCAAGACGGCGCTTCCCACCTTGATGACCAGCCGTTTGGCCTCGAGTCCCGGCCGCATTAAGGCCCAGGATAGCATCTCTCATCCTTTGGCCTTGGGTGAGGGCTAAGGTGAGCAGATGACAAAAGGGTTGTCTTCCTTTCTATTGCTGGTCATGGCTCATTTACTGTCCGCCTGCAACGGCGTTTTACCCAATCCTCCCTCGGGCAATATCGGCCTGACGGTCAATCCCACCACACTTACCCTTGGGCAAGGGCAAAGCCGTACCCTCACCCTAACCCTCACTCCCCCAAATGGCTTCACCGGCACCGTAAGCCTGGCCCTGGTGAACGCTCCGGCAGGGGTAACCCTCTCCCCTGGAAGCTTGGACATCACCAGCCCAGACCCTGTGACGCGGTCCCTAACCCTGACCGTGGGTTCCTCCACCCCCACGGGTACCCACGCCCTCAAGGTCCGGGCCACAGGAGGTGGCATCAGCCGGGAAGCGGACCTGACCCTCACCGTCACCCAGGCCACGGCAGGGGATTTCACCATGACCCTCGAGGGTTCCTCCCTCTCCGTGGCCCAGGGGGAAACCGCTTACGTGCGCCTGGTGGTGAGCGGCACCTACACCGGCCAGGTGACCCTTTCCCTGGTGGACGCCAGCAAAAACCCCTTCAGCGGGGTAAGCCTGAGCCCCACCAGCACCCTGGTCCCCTCGGCCCCCATGCTGGAGCTCATGGCCTCCCCTACCCTTTCTTCTGGCATCTACAACCTCTTCGTGCGGGGTCAGGGAGGAAACCTGGTGCGGGAGGTTCCCCTTACCCTCGAGGTTACTCAGGCTTCCTCTCGGCGGAACCTGCGTATTGCCAAGGCGGAGTGGGGCCAGACGGTGCTCAAGGAGAACTTGCGTCTGGTAACGGGCAAACCCGCCCTGCTAAGGGTCCACCTCCTGGCAAACCCCTCCCCCATTTCCCTGAGCAACCCCTTGGCTGGAGCGGTATATTTGAACAGCACCTTCCAGGGCAACCTGGCTTTTTCCTGTCCAAGCCCCATCCCTAGCACCACGGACCCAGGAAACCTGGCCACCACCTGTACCGCCACCCTGCCGAGCAACTGGGTGGCCCCTGGGCTACGGGTGGAACTCCGGGCGGATCCCCAGGATCAGGTGGCTGAGAGCAACGAAAGCGACAACCTCTTAACCCTCACCCCCAGCGTGGGTGCGGGTACGGTGCTTTACCTGACCGTGGTCCCCGTGATCCATCAAGGGCAACAAGCGCAGGTACCCAGCTTCAGCCAGACCCTCTGGCGCATCTGGCCCCTGAAGGAGGTGGCCTCCACCATCCGGGCCCCCTACACCTTCTCCGGCACCCTAAGCCCCAGCGACGGAAACACCTGGGCCCGGCTTCTGGACGAGCTTCGCCTCCTACGCCAAAGCGATAGAAGCCAGCGGTTCTACTACGGCTTCGTGAAGGTCTCCTACACTTCGGGCATCGTCGGGATTGGCTACCTGGGCTATCCCGTGGCCGTGGGGTGGGACTACTCCCAGAGCGCCCCCGCGGTGATGGCCCACGAGCTGGGGCATAACTTTGACCGGGAACACGCCCCTTGTGGGGTATCCGGCGACCCCAACTATCCCTACGCGGGCGGCAAGATCGGCACCTGGGGGTACGATCTCGCCAACGGCTCCTTAAAGGACCCCAGCCAGTTTTACGACCTCATGAGCTACTGCGGCCCCCAGTGGGTTTCCGACTACACCTACGAGGGGGCGCAAAGCTTCCTGGAAGCCTCTCCTCCAACGCCTTTGTCCTTAATGGAGGACGGTCTCCTCTTCTCTGGGCGCATCCGGGATGGGGAGGTGGTGTTCAACCCTCCCTTAAAGCTCAACGCTGCCCCGGAAGGGAAGCCCTCCGCCTACCGCCTGCGGGCGGAAGGACCGGGAGGTCCCCTCGAGGTGCCCGTTCCCATCCTGAAAGACTCCGAAGGTACCCTCCACTTCCAGGCCCGCCTGCCCCTGAACCCCTACACCCGGGTGGGGCTCTACCTGGGAAGCCAGCTCCTCAAGGAGGCCACCCTCCCTCTTCTTCCCCAGGCGGAACCCCAGGTAAAGCTAAAGGAGGAAGGGGGCTTCCTCCTGGTCCACATCCAGGGCTACCCCTTCTTTTCCCTTTTCCACGTGGCTTCAGATGGAACCCGCACCGCCTTGGGCCTCTGGCACCGGGCAGGGGAGGTGCGGTTTGCCTTGGAAAACCTTCCCGAAGGAGGCCAGTGGGAAATCCAGCTTACGGATGGGCTAAATATCCGTATCCTTCTCTTCCCTCGCTGAGAAACGCCCCTGGCGAAAGGCCACCCTTCCCTCCCGCCTGAGCCGCACCAGGAGGGCGAAGAGGGTGGCCTTCCTGAGCCCGGGGTGGAGGGGTTGAAGCTGGGTGTGAAGGTCCTCGAGGGTCCTGGGCTCCCGAAGAAGGTGGAGAAGATGGGCTTCCAGACGCTTATCCCGCACCAACCCCATTATTGACAAGGGGGGCTTTCCCATGCTACCTTGAGGGTCGGCTTGGGCCCGTAGCTCAGTTGGATAGAGCGGCTGACTACGGATCAGCAGGTCAGGGGTTCGAATCCTCTCGGGCCCGCCAAGTCCAGAACGCAACACTTCCGGGGCCAGTAGCGGCCCCGGAAGCGGCTTTTTACTGCTTCTGGGTTCCGAGAGTCTCCTTTTACCGGCAAACTCCCTACAATGGGGCCATGAAGATCTACACCAAGACCGGGGACGCTGGGGAAACCGGCCTCTACGGGGCCGAGCGGGTGGTGAAGGCCCACCCCCGGGTGGAAGCCTATGGCACCGTGGACGAGGCCAACTCCGCCATCGGCCTGGCCCGGAGTCTCCTCCCCAAGGAACACATAGACCTTCAGGACCTCCTGGAGCGCATCCAAAACGCCCTCTTCGACCTGGGGGCCGACCTGGCCACCCGCATGGGCAGCCCCTACGAGAAGAACATCGCCCGCATGGACGCCCAGGACGTGGAAGAAGTGGAACAGGCCATCGACCGCTACATGGAGGAAAGCCCCCCCTTCCAGGGCTTCATCCTCCCGGGAGGGCATCCGGCAGCAGCAGCCTTGCACCTGGCCCGCACCGTGGTGCGCCGGGCAGAGCGCAAGGTGGTGGCCTTAAGCCGGGAGGAACCCGTGAACCCCGAGGCCATCCGCTACCTCAACCGCCTTTCTGACCTTCTCTTTGTCCTGGCCCGGGTGGTGAACGCCCGGGAAGGCGTGCGAGAAGAGGCCTGGCTGGTGAAGAAAAGGCGCTAGGGCCAGGGCTTGCCGTAGACCCTTACCTCGGCCCCGGGGAAAGCGGTTTCCAGAAGATCTTTCAGGAACAGGGCGGCTGAGGGCAAGAGGCCTCCGCAAGGACCCTCCATGTAGAGGAAAAGGTAGCGGGGCCTTCTCGGGGACTGGGAAAACCCCAGGCATCCCTCGTATTCGGGGAAATACTCGTAAAAAAGCTCCAATAGGTCCTGCACCAGATCCTTGGCCTCGGGCAGGGCCTCAATGGAACTCTGCGGCTTGACCCAGAAGGTCATGGCCTTCATGCAAATCCATTATGGCCCTTGACCCCAATCGGGCGG is part of the Thermus caldilimi genome and harbors:
- a CDS encoding glutamate-5-semialdehyde dehydrogenase, producing the protein MGGLENTLRTLAEGARARLPEIAKGDRDGALLAMARLLEEAWSEVLKANQADLEEAEEAGLSRAKLDRLALKDKDLRSLTEGLRQIAALPDPLGRIEGLSKRPNGLRVGRMRVPLGLIGFIYEARPGATVEAVSVALKAGNAMLLRGGKEAFRSNQALVSLWHRALKEAGLPVEAVSLVPTTEREAILALCRLELLDLLIPRGGEELIRLVQREARVPVLAHAKGVNHLYVDEKADLDMALRLALNGKTQRPAVCNALEAVLVHRRVAEAFLPRLEKAMRERGVELRACPRALPLLKEAVPAQEEEWDREYLDLILRVKVVSGLEEALEHIARFGSRHTEAVCTEDPRVAWRFLEEVDASLVLWNASTRFNDGFQLGLGAEIGISTSKLHAYGPMGPLELTTTKWVALGEGQERE
- the proB gene encoding glutamate 5-kinase; amino-acid sequence: MRPGLEAKRLVIKVGSAVLAGPQGLEQGVMREIARQVLALRQEGREVVLVSSGAVAAGMAALGLPRPQDMPTKQALAAIGQPLLMAHWREAFTPTPVAQVLLTAEDLASRGRYLNAKATLQALLHLGAVPVINENDTVAFQEIRFGDNDQLSARVAALVEAGLLLLLSDVDALYEDDPKKNPSARPIPEVERVEAVLAHAGEGNPLGSGGMRSKLLAARIAGRVGIPTLLLPGRRPGVILEALAGASLGTYFHARRRYRGQRAWLYGLLKPKGELVLDAGAVRALRERGASLLPAGIKAVRGRFGRGEAVRLLTEAGEEVGVGLANYAAEEIERIKGHKSAEIEALLGYRYTEEVVHRDHLALKEEAWGG
- a CDS encoding peptidase M66, whose product is MAHLLSACNGVLPNPPSGNIGLTVNPTTLTLGQGQSRTLTLTLTPPNGFTGTVSLALVNAPAGVTLSPGSLDITSPDPVTRSLTLTVGSSTPTGTHALKVRATGGGISREADLTLTVTQATAGDFTMTLEGSSLSVAQGETAYVRLVVSGTYTGQVTLSLVDASKNPFSGVSLSPTSTLVPSAPMLELMASPTLSSGIYNLFVRGQGGNLVREVPLTLEVTQASSRRNLRIAKAEWGQTVLKENLRLVTGKPALLRVHLLANPSPISLSNPLAGAVYLNSTFQGNLAFSCPSPIPSTTDPGNLATTCTATLPSNWVAPGLRVELRADPQDQVAESNESDNLLTLTPSVGAGTVLYLTVVPVIHQGQQAQVPSFSQTLWRIWPLKEVASTIRAPYTFSGTLSPSDGNTWARLLDELRLLRQSDRSQRFYYGFVKVSYTSGIVGIGYLGYPVAVGWDYSQSAPAVMAHELGHNFDREHAPCGVSGDPNYPYAGGKIGTWGYDLANGSLKDPSQFYDLMSYCGPQWVSDYTYEGAQSFLEASPPTPLSLMEDGLLFSGRIRDGEVVFNPPLKLNAAPEGKPSAYRLRAEGPGGPLEVPVPILKDSEGTLHFQARLPLNPYTRVGLYLGSQLLKEATLPLLPQAEPQVKLKEEGGFLLVHIQGYPFFSLFHVASDGTRTALGLWHRAGEVRFALENLPEGGQWEIQLTDGLNIRILLFPR
- a CDS encoding cob(I)yrinic acid a,c-diamide adenosyltransferase, whose translation is MKIYTKTGDAGETGLYGAERVVKAHPRVEAYGTVDEANSAIGLARSLLPKEHIDLQDLLERIQNALFDLGADLATRMGSPYEKNIARMDAQDVEEVEQAIDRYMEESPPFQGFILPGGHPAAAALHLARTVVRRAERKVVALSREEPVNPEAIRYLNRLSDLLFVLARVVNAREGVREEAWLVKKRR